Below is a genomic region from Gadus morhua chromosome 4, gadMor3.0, whole genome shotgun sequence.
TACACATCTGGAAGAAAAAGAACAAACATCTGGAACACTAGAACCATCTGGAAGCCTAGAACCATCAAGGACCATCTGGAACGCTAGAACCAAACCATCCTGTGACTGACCAATCTCTAACCTAGTACCTAGACCCACCATTTCTAACCTAACAACTTACCACCTCCAACCTAACGTCTAAACTGACCCCCTCTAACCTAGCACCTACACCTAACCTTTTCAACCAAACTAACGCTAGTGCGTGATGGGTAATGACCTAGTCGACCGTTTCCATGACAACACACCTTGCCCCGCCCACTGGCGACCTGCGTCCGGGGTCGAGGGGgctaggctcctcccccagggagTGGCTGTCTTTGTTGAGCAGCTGCAGCCGATTGGCCAGGTCCAGCCCCGAGCCCGTCCTATTGGAGAGCTCCAAGGCCGTGCTCATCCTATTGGTCAGATCGACGGCCGAGCCCGCCCCCTGGCCTCCCAGGGCCACCGGCCGGCCCCCGtcccctggctccgccccccgcTCCGCCCCCCGCTCCGCCCCCCGATCCGCCCCCTCGCCGCCCCACAGCTTGGACCTCCTCTGGAAGAGGTACCGTGGCTGGCGGGCCGAGGGGCCGCCGGAGGGCGGTGAGGGGAGGAGCTCGCTGTCCGACGACTGCTTCAGCAGGGGGTCCCTGAGGGCGGCACGGCCGCGGCCCACCGGGGAGCGGAGGCGGGGCTTGAGgccgggcggggccgggggcgaggagggggagggggggggcgggaggggaggCCAgcgtgatggagggagggagggaggagctgggggagaaGGACCCGTCCTcccccgccgcctccccccccccgcccccctcgccCGCTCGCCGGGGcagcagagcgagggaggggggcgggggggagggcagggaggcgaaggcgggggggggagacaccagGCCgatcctcctcagctcctcccgcGTCTCCTCATcgctggaggagaggagcgccGGGGGGAGGGTCACCGTGaaggccccgccctcctcctccgagcTGCCCACcgtcaggctcctcctcctctccgcctcccccccccccggcccctcggcggccggcgggggggcgggtCTCCAGCGCTcgggggaggggccggcgggggaggtgagccccccctccgTCTCGGGCCGCTCCACTGGGCCCTCGGGGTAAAGGGGCGAGGCCTCGGGGTAGAGGGGCGGGGGCTCGGTGTagaggggcggggccggccGCTTGTGCCGCAGCTCCGGGCTGGCGAGGGGCGTGGCGGCGGGGGTGCGCTTGGCGCGGGCGTCGGGGGAGCCCAGGGGGGAGGAgcccaggggggaggggctgcagGACGCCTTGCTGCGCGGCTCGGGGGAAGGGCTTCGGGCCGTcagcgctcgctctctcgccgcCAGTGCCAGGGCGAGCGGGGACGAGGGATCTGGAAGACAAGAGGTCATGGGGTCACggagaggacaggggggagggtcaggggtcacagtGGTCAGGGAGAAAGGGGTCATGGAGaggtcaggggggaggggagtcacagagaggggggggggggggtcaagggtcacggAGAGGCGGAGGACTGACCTAGAGGCTTGCCGGTGAGCGGGTGGAGGaaggtgtggggggtgggggagggggagagcacaggggcaggggggggcagCTCCCCCAGGTCGTCCATGGAGTGGCTGAGGGTCAGGAGGGGCGGGGCGTGGTccgaccccgccccctccaccgacaggaagagggaggagcggCGGCCCTGGACCCGGGCGCGCTCAGACAGGACCTGCTGCTGGTAGAGCTCCGCCCTGCTGGGGAAGGGCACGCCCCCTTCCTGCGGGTACAGCTCCGCCCTACTGGGGATGGCCCCGCCCCGTTCCTGCTCCTTCTGTCCCAGACCTGCAGAGGAGACGAGGACACTAGGAGAAGAGACgaggagactaggagaggagaggagaggaaaggagaggtaaggagggaagaggagaggagaggagaggaggagacaaggagaggagagaggagaggagacgtcACCTTGCTCCTCCACTGGCGTCTGCTTCAGAAGCGGCGATTTCCTCCTCTGGGGTTTACTGGGTGGAGCCTGCTGGCCGACATTACCATACGGGTTTTCTATTTGACGGCCCCGCCGACGCGACAGAGGGGATTGGCCGACAGCAATGATGGCGGGGTGAACCGAGAGTGAGTCGCTGTGTGTAACCGtgagtgcaggtgtgtgtataggtgtgtgtataggtgtgtgtgcaggtgtgtgcgcaggtgtgtgcgcaggtgtgtgcgcaggtgtgtgcgtaggtgtgtgcgcaggtgtgtgcgcaggtgtgtgtacaggtgtgtgtgtgtcgcggtGTGCAAGtgggtgtgcaggtgtgtgtgtgtcgcggtgtgcaggtgtgtgtgtgtcgcggtgtgcaggtgtgtgtgtgtcgcggtgtgcagaggtgtgtgtaggtgtgtgtgcaggtgtgtgtgtgtcacggcgagcaggtgtgtgtgtgtctaaggagTCTTGCAGGATGATCATGGAGCGGGCTTTTCTTTGGCGCTCTGCGTGAGCGTGGCTTCTCAACGGCGAATCAGAGAGCTCCTGCAGccgtggctccgcccccggctTGAAGCTGGAGCGattgaccccctccccccggatgggggggggcggggggaggaaggaggggggcgggcCGGAGTCCAGcaggtagagggagggggaggagggggaggaggggggcgggggcggggctatCTGTGGCGGGGGCGGGATGAAGCCGTCCGTCAGGGAGGAGCTCCGAGGAAACCGGTGCTCTCCAATCAGAGCGGAGATACGATCGTCCTCGGGAGTCCCTGTGAACCAATCACACGTCAGCACACCCCCCTGAGCATAccgatggtgtgtgtgcgtttatctaGTGTGCGGCCGTGTCTCAATTCagaggacgcatccttcgaaggacccGGTCTATGAAGGTGTGGCCTTCGTAGACCCTGAAGGCCGAACCGAAGGCCGAACAAGCGTTTTAAATGAGATGGTCTGGCTTACGGACGATTTCCAGTTCGCGTAACAAGCCGTTAACACCCATTACCTCACAACGACAAGGTAAAGggtgtcacctagcaaccctgacaacTGCGGCTCACACCGGACTGCGGAAGGGAGATATGGAGCCGTTATATAATAATTACATAATCAATAACGTTAATTAGTTTAACATTATATGGCTGGTGTTAATGTCATTGAACTTTGACAGTAAAGGTACATATTTAAAATAGTCCaaactttattttaatataaaaataggtttttacatagttttggCGTTAAATATGTAATTTGCTGCAGCTGCCGCTCTCTCTGCCGCTTTTTCTGAAAAAATTCAACGTGCAATGTATCATGGGATACCGTGGGCCGTGTAGGATTCAGCAGGTGGATCCTTCAAATCCAGGGAAAGAGGGCTGCATTTGTAGGAGCCTTAGAAATGCGACAGCCTTGACGAGCCGCTGTGACGCAATCGGTCTTCAAATGCGGCCTTCGAAGGATGGAATTCAATTGAGAcgcagcctgtgtgtgtttgtatagtgTGTTTACATAGTGTAtagagtgtatgtgtatgtgcgtgtttgtgtgtgtgtgtgtgtgtgtgtgtgtgtgtgtgtttgtgtgtgtgtgtgtgtgtgtgtgtgtgtgtgtgtgtgtgtgtgtgagtaccgaAGGACTTTGTCCTGCTCATCCCTCTGGGGACGGCCATGGTGGTCTTCTCcaccggctggggggggggcagcccctGACGCTCAAACAGAGACTacgttcacacaaacacagaaaacacacacacacacacacgcacacacgcacacacacagacacacagacacacacacacacacacacacacacagaaaacacacacacacacacacacgcacacacgcagacacacagacacacagacacacacacacacacacacacacacacacacacacagaacacggTAGTAGTATTCAGTATTCAGTACCACTACGGTAATATTATAATTCACATATATAACTGaattagtactgtagtagtactagaGTACTACTAGAGGTAGCCTGCGGTACTGCGGCGGTCCTCACGTTGATCTCGGCCTGTGTGATGCGCCGGCTGCTCGGTCGCTGTCGGACCGTCGCCGAGCGCACTTCCTCCGTCGGCCGCGGCCTCATTACCACTTCCTGTGACGTTCCCGCCAGCATCTCATCCAGTTTCTCTAGAAACACAGTGAGCCAATCAGACGGCAGCGTCCACTCAACCAATCGGGCCCCTCACAGCATTGGTAGCGtacagggccggcgctcggcataggcgacctaggcgatcgcctagggtggcaaatgtgttgggggcgccctctggtggcacccttaattaattaacaaatggaacggagaagagagggggagcgggATTAATTGTTggggcgcactgaaaccctcaccgtagtacgcaggacaatgTGATAAGGTGCACCGAAACGGTCAGCGCCGGCCCTGGTAGCGTATTAACATAGTCTACCCTAGGATCCTAGACGCTAGACGATTCGGATTGGCAAAGCCTCCCCGGTGACATCACGTCATCACATTGTGATGATATTCATGACATCACAGATGACATCACTGACGTCACAACATGACGAGTCTGACCGCACAACAGCATCCCGTCATCACAATGACATCACAATGACATCACATCAACACAAAACCTATGGAATCTGACGTCACGTCACCAACACACGAGCGCCACAACATGCCTGCACCACAGTTACATCACATTGATTACATCACGGTGATGTCACTGTGACATCACGAGCACACTACGACCTCAACACTGTCGAGAACGCGACTCACCGAAGCGCCGCCTTCTGGCTGAGGCTTATCGATGCAGAGAAACACAGGTTAGCATGATGCTACATGAGATAGTAGCGTTAGAAACACACAGGTTAGCATTATGCTACATGAGATAGTAGGGTTAGAAACACACAGGTTTGCATAATGCTATATGATATAGTAGTGTTAGAGACACACAGGTTAGCATAATGCTACATGAGATAGTAGTGTTAGAAACACACAAGTTAGCATTATGCTACATGAGATAGTAGGGTTAGAAACACACAGGTTTGCATAATGCTACATGAGATAGTAGTGTTAGAGACACACAGGTTAGCATAATGCTACATGAGATAGTAGTGTTAGAAACACACAAGTTAGCATTATGCTACATGAGATAATAGTGTTAGAAACACACAGGTTAGCATAATGCTATATGAGATAGTAGTGTTAGAAACATACAGGATAGCATTATAGAAAAACCCAGGTTAGCATTATGCTACATGAGATAGTAGTGTTAGAAACACACAGGTTAGCATAATGCTATTTGAGATAGTAGTGTTAGAAGCACACAGGATATCATTATGCTACATGAATTAGTAGTGTTAGAATCACACGGGTTAGCATTATGCTACATGAATTAGTAGTGTTAGAATCACACAGGTTAGCATTATGCTACATGAGATAGTAGTGTTAGAAACACACAGGTTAGCATAATGCTACATGAGATAGTAGTGTTAGAGACACACAGGTTAGCATAATGCTATATGAGATAGTTGTGTTAGAAGCACACAGGATAGCATTATGCTACATGAATTAGTAGTGTTAGAATCACACAGGTTAGCATTATGCTACATGAGATAGTAGTGTTAGAAACACACAGGTTAGCAAAATGCTATATGAGATGGTAGTGTTAGAGACACACAGGTTAGCATAATGCGATATGAGATAGTAGTGTTAGAAACAAACAggttatgctgctatccatttggatttacgaagtggtaaagtcgcaaacctcccagctttcttgcggcaattcactgaggcacgcccccttttggtcgtagtatctcgtcgctttcaaagtagagcgagcagagctgtacaactcgcaaagaagatggctgcgcccatagttaatgggggatgagatgtattttctttctatttgtaccacgttggtggttttaatgtcgtttttaaaacctcttacacacttgatttcattgctgctttaatccggtcaccaatatatgcattgcacggtcttgctttgcgtgcaattcaatgtaaagttttgttttgaagctggtttgctaaagaggctatgttgctaatgatgactagcctgctactactccccctcgtggctcgacagaaacacaaatggcaaactgtaaggctggagcaagggaaaaacgtcacgttctcgctgaagctggtcgttcgtaccagcgtaccatccaaatagATAGCAGCATGAGTATGATGCTACATGCAATAGTAGTGTTAGAAACATACTGGTTAGAATAATGCTACATGAGATAGCAGTGTTCGAGACACACAGGTTGGCTTGATGCTACATGAGATAGTAATGTTAGAGACACACAGGTTAGCGTCAAGCTACATGAGATAGTAGTGTTAGAGACACACAGGTTAGCGTGAAGCTACATGAGATAGTAGGGTTAGAGACACACAGGTTGGCACAATGCTACATGAGATAGTAATGTTAGAGACACACAGGTTAGCATGATGCTACATGAGATAATAGTGTTAGAAACATGCAGGATAGCATGACGCTACATAAGATAGTAGTGCTAGAGATACACAGGTTGGCATGATGCTACATGAGCTAGTAGTGTTAGAGACACACAGGTTGGCATGATGCTATATGACATGAGATGGTAATGTTAGAAGCACACAGGTTGGCATGATGCTAAATGAGCTTATAATGATTATAATGATGCTAGGGGTGCTAGAAGCAGACAGGTTAGCGTGATGCTACATGGGCTAGAAGGGATAACAGGTTAGCATGATGCTACATGGGCTATAGTAGTATGAGTATTATTGGTGGTATTCATAGTAGTATTAATGTTTAGTACCTATTTCCTCCAGGTCAGCTGTCATGGATTAGTAGTATTGACAGTATTAGTAGTATTGGTGGTATTAGTAATAATGGTTAAATAAGAAGTATTAGTAATACTGGTAGTATTGCATTATGATGTGTAGTACCTATCTCCTCCAGGTCAGCGGTCATTGACTTGGAGCGCAGAGTTAAAGATGTACTGGGAGCCCTCttcggagggggcggagctacaaacaaccaatcacagagcagagTTAAAGATGTACAGGGAGCCCTCTTCGGAGGGGGCGGAGTTAcaaacaaccaatcacagagcagagTTAAAGATGTAAGGGGAGCCCTCttcggagggggcggagctacaaacaaccaatcacagagcagagTTAAAGATGTACTGGGAGCCCTCttcggagggggcggagctacaaacaaccaatcacagagcggAATTAAAGATGTACAGGGAGCCCTCttcggagggggcggagctacaaacaaccaatcacagagcggAGTTAAAGATGTACAGGGAGCCCTCttcggagggggcggagctactaacaaccaatcacagagcggAGTTAAACATGTACAGGGAGCCCTCttcggagggggcggagctacaaacaaccaatcacagagcagagTTAAAGATGTACAGGGAGCCCTCttcggagggggcggagctactaacaaccaatcacagagcggAGTTAAACATGTACAGGGAGCCCTCttcggagggggcggagctacaaacaaccaatcacagagcagagTTAAAGATGTACAGGGAGCCCTCTTCGGAGGGGGCGGAGATAcaaacaaccaatcacagagcagagTTAACGATGCACAGGGAGCCCTCttcggagggggcggagctacaaTCACACAAACCAATCAcaaagcagagagaggagataacAAGTTTGTTCGACAAGCaggtggcagacagacaggcagacacagtcagtccgagagacagacagagagacaaatagCCGACCGACCTTTCTTGCGGAGGTTGGAGTCGGCCTTGCGGGACACTGAGACGACCTTCATCAGCAGCCCGCTGCCGCCCTGCCTGATGAGAGACACCACCTGTCTGTGGcccaccttcaccacctccgCCCCGTTCAcctgggggagagacagggagacaggagacgggacacaggagacgggagaccggagaaagggagacagagagacagggagacagagagaaagggagacagggaggcagaagacagggagacacacggacacagtaCACAGGTAGACACATGGAGACAgttagacaggtagacaggtatAAAGGTAGACAGGTAGTCAAACAGGGTAAGAGACAGTTCAACAGTTGGGTAGAGAGACACACCGGTAGAGAAACAGACCGGCAGACCAgtgaagagacagacaggtagaaagaCCGACAGGCAGACAGCAAGACATGTAGACAGGTTAACGGCAGAGATTAATATTAAATGAGATGATTAATATTTGTACCTCAATCAGAAAGTCCCCGGTCCTAAGTCCCGCCctccaggccacgcccccctggTCCACAGACTCCAGGTACTGAAGAGCTGGGAACGCTGGGGTGGGAGCGAACTCCTCGATGGGCGTctcagctagagagagagagagagagagagagagagagagagagagagggggagggggagggagagagagagagagagaccagagagagagagagagagagagagagagagagggggagggagagagagagagagaggggggagggagagagagagagagagagagagagagaggggggggagggagagggggagagagagagagagagagagagagagagagagagagagagagagagagagagagggggggagagagagagagagagagagagagagagagagagagagagagagagagagagagagagagagagagagaggggggggggggggagggagagagagagagagagagagagagagagagagagagagagagagagagagagagagagagagagagagagagggggagggagagagagagagagagagagagagagagagagagaggggggggagggagagggggagagagagagagagagagagagagagagagagagagagagagagagagagagagagagagagagagagagagagagagggagggagagagagagagggggagggagagagagagagagagagagagggggggggagggagagggggagagagagagagagagagagagagagagagagagagagagagagagagagagagagggatggatggagagagtgagagagagagagagagagagagggggagggagggagagagagagagagagagagagagagagagagagagagagagagagagagagagagagagagagagagagagagagagaggggggaggggagagagagagagagagagagagagagagagagagagagagagagagagagagagagagaggggggggagggagagagagagagggggagggagagagagagagagagagagagagagagagagagagagagagagagagagagagagagagagagagagagagagagagagagagagagggggggaggggagagagagagagagagagagagagagagagagagagagagagagagagagagagagagagagagagggggagggagagagagagagggggaggggagagagagagagagagagagagagagagagagagagagagagagagagagagagggggggggggggagggagagggggagagagagagagagagagagagagagagagagagagagagagagagagagagagggggggagggagagagagagagagagagagagagagagagagagagagagagagagagggagggatggatggagagagtgagagagagagagagagagagagagagagggggagggagagagagagagggggagggagagagagagagggggagggagagagagagagagagagagagagagagagagagagagagagagagagagagagagagggggggagggagagagagagagggggagggagagagagagagagagagagagagagagagagagagagagagagagagagagagagagagagagagagagagagagagagggagagagagagagagagagagagagagggggggagggagagggggagagagagagagagagagagagagagagagagagagagagagagagagagagagagagagagagagagagagagagagagagagaggggggggggagggagagagagagagagagagagagagagagagagagagagagagagagagagagggggggagggagagagagagagagagagagagagagagagagagagagagagagagagagagagagagagagagagagagagagggggggagggagagagagagaggggggagggagagagagagagagagagagagagagagagagagagagagagagagaaagagagagagagagagagagagggggagggagagagagagagagagagagagggggggaggggagagggggagagagagagagagagagagagagagaggagagagagagatgagaggagagagagagagggggggagggagagagagagagagagagagagagagagagagagagagagagagagagagagaggagagagagagagagagagggatggatggagagagtgagagagagagagagagagagagagagagagagagagagagagagagagagagagagagagagagagggggagggagagagagagagggggagggagagagagagagagagagagagagagagagagagagagagagagagagggggggagggagagagagagagggggagggagagagagagagagagagagagagagagagagagagagagagagagagagagagagagagagagagagagagggggagggagagagagagagagagagagagagagggggggagggagagggggagagagagagagagagagagagagagagagagagagagagagagatgagagagagagagagagagaggggggggagggagagagagagagagagagagagagagagagaagagagagagagagagagagagagagaggagagaggaggagagagagagagagagagagagagagggggggagggagagggggagagagagagagagagagagagagagagagagagagagagagatgagagagagagagagagagagagagggggggagggagagagagagagagagagagagagatgagagacgagagagagagagagagagagagagagagagagagagagagagagagagagagggagggatggatggagagagtgagagagagagagaggagagagagagagagggggagggagagagagagagggggagggagagagagagagggggagggagagagagagagagagagagagagagagagagagagagagagagagagggggagggagagagagagagagagagagagagagagggggggagggagagggggagagagagagagagagagagagagagagagagagagagagagagagagagggggggagggagagagagagagagagagagagggagggatggatggagagagtgagagagagagagagagagagagagagagaggagagagagagagagagagagagagagagagagagacatcgacGACGTTAATCATCAGTGTTCCTCACGCTCTAACCAGCAGAATGAGGGTTAGTGAGTTCTAGTTACCTTTGGCTCCTCGCAGGACGA
It encodes:
- the LOC115542443 gene encoding LOW QUALITY PROTEIN: SH3 and multiple ankyrin repeat domains protein 3-like (The sequence of the model RefSeq protein was modified relative to this genomic sequence to represent the inferred CDS: deleted 1 base in 1 codon), translating into MPLSPAADTQHDRPRQQAVTNGNQPGSPVVRDDDREDSPPGHSVVVRIGIPDLQQTKCLRLDPDLPVWVSKQRVLVTLTQSLSDVLNYGLFQPAFNGRAGKFLDEERLLKDYPLPPITPIPYLEFRYKRRVYTQSYVDDKQLAKLHTKANLKRFMEHVQQKNVEKVSRWLDRGLDPNFHDADSGECPFTQAVQLEDSCDLIKVLRSGGAHLDFRTRDGITALHRAVLCKNSTALTTLLDLGASPDYKDSRGLTPLYHSAMVGGAPFCCELLLQDHATIGMTDENGWQEIHQACRHGNVQHLEHLLFYGADMSSQNASGNTALHLCALYNQDSCARVLLFRGAHKDIKNYNNQTAFQVAIIAGNFDLAEIIKIHKTSDVVPFTESPSYTRRRRVGGVRAAGGSGLSSPRSLIRSASDNALESPASSPGPSLHSLDTHHDTHTHSLRRHSRRLSPGGGAVVPVETTPPPSPPPATQVMKRRLYSAVPGRTFIATRSHTPQGPGEIHLHRGERVKVLSIGEGGFWEGSVKGRTGWFPADCVEEVQMRQYDPRLESREDRTKRLFRHYTVGSYDNYTSYSDYVIEEKAALLQKRESEGFGFVLRGAKAETPIEEFAPTPAFPALQYLESVDQGGVAWRAGLRTGDFLIEVNGAEVVKVGHRQVVSLIRQGGSGLLMKVVSVSRKADSNLRKKAPPPPKRAPSTSLTLRSKSMTADLEEIASARRRRFEKLDEMLAGTSQEVVMRPRPTEEVRSATVRQRPSSRRITQAEINSLFERQGLPPPQPVEKTTMAVPRGMSRTKSFGTPEDDRISALIGEHRFPRSSSLTDGFIPPPPQIAPPPPPSSPSSPSLYLLDSGPPPSFLPPPPPIRGEGVNRSSFKPGAEPRLQELSDSPLRSHAHAERQRKARSMIILQDSLDTHTPARRDTHTPAHTPTHTSAHRDTHTPAHRDTHTPAHRDTHTPAHPLAHRDTHTPVHTPAHTPAHTPTHTPAHTPAHTPAHTPAHTPIHTPIHTPALTVTHSDSLSVHPAIIAVGQSPLSRRRGRQIENPYGNVGQQAPPSKPQRRKSPLLKQTPVEEQGLGQKEQERGGAIPSRAELYPQEGGVPFPSRAELYQQQVLSERARVQGRRSSLFLSVEGAGSDHAPPLLTLSHSMDDLGELPPPAPVLSPSPTPHTFLHPLTGKPLDPSSPLALALAARERALTARSPSPEPRSKASCSPSPLGSSPLGSPDARAKRTPAATPLASPELRHKRPAPPLYTEPPPLYPEASPLYPEGPVERPETEGGLTSPAGPSPERWRPAPPPAAEGPGGGEAERRRSLTVGSSEEEGGAFTVTLPPALLSSSDEETREELRRIGLVSPPPAFASLPSPPPPSLALLPRRAGEGGGGGEAAGEDGSFSPSSSLPPSITLASPPAPPSPSSPPAPPGLKPRLRSPVGRGRAALRDPLLKQSSDSELLPSPPSGGPSARQPRYLFQRRSKLWGGEGADRGAERGAERGAEPGDGGRPVALGGQGAGSAVDLTNRMSTALELSNRTGSGLDLANRLQLLNKDSHSLGEEPSPLDPGRRSPVGGARCVADFEDSKSLFSSLGELHTISQRGTSYTVRPGSRYPVTRRSPSPSPSPCSERLMGLGSSPSPDRPELSSGRGLTILKSSSLSLPSEPKEVRFVMRSASARARSRSPSPSPHASPCPSPVLGGPLLALRPWRQRPLGLWSKYDVGDWLESVGLAEHRQRFQEHEIEGSHLPALTKEDYAELGVTRLGHRINIERALRQLLDASA